In Sphingobacterium sp. PCS056, the following proteins share a genomic window:
- a CDS encoding MFS transporter, producing MEQNKSMSATRLFILAWVFGLIFYFLDYVIRSSPAVMLPQLAEQFKVTPVTLVTIIGTYYYTYSTVSLLAGLALDKFGAKYSLFIGTFILGLGCLLFVLSHSFSGNAGRLLQGAGCAFAFPGCVYLASKGFSAKSLATAIGFTQCIGMLGGSAGQFIVGPWIEQGLKINHFWLITGLITIVVAFGLLLVIPKNADQVQPVNQDSSKGILWPYKVVFSNPQSWLCGIISGLLFAPTTIFAMTWGVAFFQQDRDFSFHTATIASAMVPMGWVLGCPLLGYITDRIGARKPVLMAGATMMILAICQVIFMPDLLSAYTTNFIFGVASGAAMIPYSVIKESNPDEVKGSATGAINFITFGVTTLLNPIFSKFFGQTLSQEADKSTHFQLTGLFWIAGIGLAIILMFFLKETGQKKVNKSIS from the coding sequence ATGGAACAAAATAAATCAATGTCGGCCACCAGATTGTTTATTCTTGCGTGGGTATTTGGACTTATATTCTATTTTTTAGATTATGTGATACGTTCTTCTCCAGCAGTTATGCTACCTCAATTAGCCGAACAGTTTAAGGTAACTCCTGTTACTCTTGTTACGATAATAGGCACTTATTATTATACCTACTCTACGGTTAGTTTACTTGCAGGTTTGGCGCTCGACAAGTTCGGAGCTAAATATTCTTTATTTATCGGAACTTTTATCTTAGGACTAGGCTGTTTACTTTTTGTACTCTCTCATTCATTTTCAGGTAATGCAGGTCGTTTATTGCAAGGTGCAGGTTGTGCATTTGCCTTTCCGGGATGTGTCTACTTAGCTTCAAAAGGATTTTCTGCAAAATCATTGGCAACAGCCATCGGCTTTACACAATGTATAGGCATGCTTGGAGGCTCTGCTGGACAGTTCATTGTTGGTCCATGGATTGAACAGGGCTTGAAGATTAATCATTTTTGGCTCATAACTGGTCTAATCACGATTGTAGTTGCTTTTGGGCTTTTACTCGTCATACCTAAAAACGCTGATCAAGTTCAACCGGTTAATCAAGATAGTTCAAAAGGGATTTTATGGCCATATAAAGTTGTTTTTTCTAATCCGCAGTCTTGGCTGTGTGGTATAATATCAGGGTTATTATTTGCGCCTACTACAATATTTGCCATGACTTGGGGTGTTGCTTTCTTTCAACAAGATAGAGATTTTAGTTTTCACACCGCAACTATAGCCAGTGCGATGGTCCCCATGGGGTGGGTATTAGGCTGCCCTCTGCTGGGGTATATAACGGATCGAATTGGTGCACGTAAACCTGTATTAATGGCAGGTGCAACAATGATGATCTTAGCTATCTGCCAGGTCATTTTTATGCCAGATCTGTTATCGGCATATACCACTAATTTTATATTTGGAGTTGCTTCTGGTGCTGCCATGATCCCTTACTCGGTCATTAAAGAATCTAACCCAGATGAAGTTAAAGGTAGCGCTACAGGGGCGATCAACTTTATTACTTTTGGAGTTACCACATTGTTGAACCCCATTTTTAGTAAATTTTTTGGACAAACTTTATCTCAAGAAGCTGATAAATCTACACATTTTCAACTGACAGGATTATTTTGGATTGCCGGTATAGGACTTGCCATTATTTTAATGTTCTTTTTAAAAGAAACAGGACAAAAAAAAGTAAATAAATCGATTTCATAA
- a CDS encoding Lrp/AsnC family transcriptional regulator, with protein sequence MENYTLDEKDLAILRLLQKDAKLSVRDLSGRINLSSTPTHERIKRMEKLGIIKGYTAVLDRKKVDKGMMVICMIALNAHNKKTASKFIEEVSKLNEVVEFYNISGDFDFMLKILAPNMDEFHDFFVNQLSEIEGIGQTKSIFVMNSIKESSQIIY encoded by the coding sequence ATGGAAAATTATACACTTGATGAAAAGGATCTCGCTATTCTACGTTTATTACAAAAAGATGCTAAGCTTAGTGTCCGCGATCTATCTGGCCGAATTAACCTAAGCTCAACACCTACTCATGAGCGAATCAAGCGTATGGAAAAATTGGGGATCATAAAAGGATATACGGCTGTTTTAGATCGTAAAAAAGTGGATAAAGGAATGATGGTAATATGTATGATCGCTTTAAATGCACATAACAAAAAGACCGCATCTAAATTTATTGAAGAAGTGAGCAAATTGAATGAAGTAGTGGAATTTTATAATATCAGTGGTGACTTTGATTTTATGTTAAAAATTCTAGCACCGAATATGGATGAATTCCATGATTTTTTTGTAAATCAGCTTTCTGAGATAGAGGGCATTGGACAAACAAAAAGTATTTTCGTCATGAACAGTATTAAAGAAAGTTCCCAGATCATCTATTAA
- a CDS encoding serine hydrolase, whose protein sequence is MMKRTIIYLSLSLISISTFAQQEKVKLDKRLIDLDLVLNQVLHDQKVAGFAVAITEGNKVIYSKGFGYRDFEEQKPVTPNTLFAIGSSSKAFTCALLGLLEKDGQLSLDGKATSYLPDLRFINDDMNNKITVRDLMTHRTGLSRYDYSWYLFNTPNRDSLMQRIKYMEPNVGLREKWQYNNYMFLLQGMIAEKITGKTWEQNIKEKLFIPLAMTRSNTSIYDMQKDSDASLPYTLKNDSLIDRVDYYDISGMGPAGSINSSVNDMAHWLQMWTSGGSYMGNDILPSSYIEQAASAQMVIAGGLPKEHKDIYSASYGLGWMISSYRGHYKVEHGGNIDGFSASVSFFPSDKLGIVVLSNQSNSPVPAIISNTIADRILKINPIDWNAEQNKKKEAAKKKENKNLTAEKEQILNTSPSHQVDSYVGFYDNPIAGIIQVYHKGDSLFSKFGKEHVFLKHFHYDVFEARDIDKKGVIDTAYSEFKFNFSFGNDGKIAGLTIPMDGKSVFFTFRPKAVDLSKEVMDRYVGEYILGGTLIKVYLKGNILVASVPGQTDYETTAIGNHTFKINILTGYNLQFELVNDKAVSLTFKQPNGNFKAVRKK, encoded by the coding sequence ATGATGAAAAGAACGATTATCTATCTTTCCCTTTCTTTAATCAGCATTTCGACATTTGCTCAACAAGAAAAGGTTAAGCTTGATAAAAGACTTATAGATTTAGATCTTGTATTAAACCAAGTATTACATGATCAAAAAGTTGCTGGCTTTGCTGTAGCCATCACTGAGGGAAATAAAGTCATTTATAGTAAGGGATTTGGTTATCGGGACTTTGAAGAACAGAAGCCCGTAACACCCAATACACTTTTTGCCATAGGCTCAAGCTCGAAAGCATTTACTTGTGCCCTACTTGGTTTACTAGAAAAAGACGGTCAGCTATCTTTGGATGGCAAGGCAACAAGCTATCTACCGGACTTGCGTTTTATTAATGATGATATGAATAATAAAATAACCGTTCGTGATCTGATGACCCATCGTACGGGACTTTCCAGATATGATTATTCGTGGTATCTCTTTAATACGCCAAATCGAGATAGTTTAATGCAACGAATCAAGTACATGGAACCTAATGTGGGACTTAGAGAAAAATGGCAGTACAATAATTATATGTTTCTTCTTCAGGGTATGATTGCTGAAAAAATAACTGGAAAAACTTGGGAGCAAAATATAAAAGAAAAGCTATTTATACCATTAGCCATGACACGTTCAAATACCAGTATCTACGATATGCAAAAAGATTCGGATGCTTCGCTGCCTTACACCTTAAAAAACGATAGCCTGATCGATAGGGTGGATTATTATGATATATCGGGCATGGGGCCTGCTGGGTCAATTAATAGCAGTGTAAATGATATGGCACATTGGTTGCAAATGTGGACTAGTGGAGGATCTTATATGGGTAACGATATTTTACCATCGTCTTACATAGAACAAGCCGCTTCTGCACAAATGGTAATAGCGGGCGGTTTACCGAAAGAGCATAAGGATATTTATTCGGCCAGCTATGGTTTAGGATGGATGATCAGCTCTTACCGTGGACATTATAAAGTAGAGCATGGTGGCAATATTGATGGCTTTTCTGCAAGTGTATCCTTTTTTCCATCAGATAAACTCGGTATTGTCGTACTGAGCAATCAAAGCAATTCACCCGTACCAGCGATCATCAGTAATACCATTGCCGATCGTATTTTAAAAATCAATCCGATAGATTGGAATGCTGAGCAGAATAAGAAAAAAGAAGCAGCTAAGAAAAAGGAAAATAAAAACCTGACAGCAGAAAAAGAACAAATCTTAAATACCAGTCCCTCTCACCAAGTAGACAGTTATGTCGGTTTTTATGATAATCCTATTGCAGGAATAATTCAGGTTTATCATAAAGGCGATTCACTATTTTCAAAATTTGGAAAAGAACATGTTTTCCTGAAGCATTTTCATTATGATGTCTTCGAGGCTAGAGATATCGACAAAAAAGGAGTAATTGATACTGCTTATAGTGAATTTAAATTCAATTTCAGCTTTGGTAATGATGGAAAGATTGCAGGTCTGACAATACCTATGGACGGAAAATCTGTTTTCTTTACTTTCCGCCCCAAAGCAGTCGATTTGTCAAAAGAAGTGATGGATCGGTATGTGGGTGAATATATATTAGGAGGCACTCTTATCAAGGTATACCTGAAGGGCAATATTCTGGTCGCTTCTGTTCCAGGACAGACAGATTATGAAA
- a CDS encoding MFS transporter, giving the protein MNSFIFCPNNFNFAGNLNDMGTRRNIILILASIGTFVEALDIAIINLTIPSIQQQFHIGADKVQWLQTLYVLFFGGFLIIGGKLSDEIGRKKLFLLGGLIFMFSSLGAGLSPSFEALALFRALQGLGAALIMPASLSIVTNTFTENQERNRALGVFSSFAAIGSGSGLSIGGIISTYLSWHWVFLINVPILFITLILAYHYLPSDEKNKNVQKTDAISGLLLVLGLLSLTYGTHELIHIHEHTLLVVGSLALAAFILSTVFYRLKTVSQPLINLELFKYRSLVASNLAFFTLGAFFIGFLFLISLMLQKDMHHSAASAGIMLVPFSIMSALVAKFILPTICRKFYPAQMGILGWSFMLTGAISLLLSIYFGHPLQIVLFGAACISGIGMTICFTSLSILGIRDVDSVHYGVASSLTSTSYFLGAGIGLSFMTLMSQLFPSKLAVDHLSLTILACYAVIAMGILRYLIIKELKAEKTQVAI; this is encoded by the coding sequence ATGAATAGTTTTATTTTTTGTCCCAATAATTTTAATTTTGCAGGCAATTTGAATGATATGGGAACAAGGAGAAATATAATATTAATACTAGCATCGATAGGAACTTTTGTTGAAGCTTTGGACATTGCCATTATTAACTTAACTATTCCCTCCATTCAACAACAGTTTCATATTGGTGCAGATAAGGTTCAGTGGTTACAGACCTTATATGTTTTATTTTTTGGAGGCTTTTTGATTATTGGAGGTAAACTATCTGATGAGATTGGGCGTAAAAAATTATTTCTTTTAGGCGGGTTGATTTTTATGTTCTCCTCATTAGGCGCAGGACTCTCTCCCAGCTTTGAGGCGCTTGCCCTATTTCGTGCTTTACAGGGGCTTGGGGCCGCACTTATTATGCCAGCATCCTTGTCAATTGTCACCAATACTTTTACTGAAAATCAAGAAAGAAATCGTGCATTAGGAGTTTTTAGTTCATTTGCAGCGATAGGGTCTGGAAGTGGATTGTCGATAGGAGGGATCATCAGCACCTACCTGAGCTGGCACTGGGTTTTCCTGATTAATGTTCCCATTCTTTTCATCACGTTAATATTAGCATATCATTACCTGCCATCAGATGAAAAAAATAAAAATGTTCAGAAAACAGACGCTATTTCTGGATTACTATTGGTTTTAGGCTTATTAAGCCTGACCTATGGTACACATGAGCTTATCCATATCCATGAACATACCCTATTGGTAGTTGGGTCACTTGCATTGGCCGCATTTATATTAAGCACTGTATTTTATCGTTTAAAAACAGTGTCCCAACCCCTAATCAACCTCGAGCTATTTAAATATAGATCACTGGTGGCTTCCAATCTTGCATTCTTTACTTTAGGAGCATTTTTCATAGGATTTTTATTTTTAATATCCTTGATGCTACAGAAAGATATGCATCATAGCGCTGCTTCAGCAGGTATCATGTTGGTACCTTTTAGTATCATGTCTGCACTAGTTGCTAAATTTATACTGCCCACTATTTGTCGAAAATTTTATCCTGCACAGATGGGTATCTTAGGATGGTCTTTTATGTTAACAGGTGCCATATCTTTACTATTATCCATCTACTTTGGTCATCCGCTACAGATTGTTTTATTCGGCGCTGCATGTATTTCTGGAATTGGAATGACCATTTGTTTTACCAGTTTATCTATTTTAGGTATTCGTGATGTGGATTCCGTTCATTATGGTGTAGCTTCAAGTTTAACCAGTACGAGCTACTTTTTGGGAGCTGGAATCGGTCTTTCATTTATGACCCTAATGAGTCAGCTTTTTCCTTCAAAATTAGCCGTGGATCATTTAAGCTTAACTATTTTGGCCTGTTATGCTGTGATTGCTATGGGCATTTTGAGGTATTTGATCATTAAAGAATTAAAAGCTGAGAAAACTCAAGTTGCTATTTAA